A genomic region of Paenibacillus sp. PL2-23 contains the following coding sequences:
- a CDS encoding NADH-quinone oxidoreductase subunit D — translation MIRTEELLLNVGPQHPSTHGVFRIVVKLDGEVITEATPVMGYLHRGTEKIAESLNFTQIIPYTDRMDYVSAMTNNYVLVHAVETMMGLEVPLRAEFLRLIVMELQRVASHLVWWGTYLLDIGAMSPFLYAFRDRETIINLFNELCGARLTYNYMRVGGVKWDAPPGWIDKVRAFIPYMEKKLQEYDKLVTGNEIFLARIQGVGRYDAATAIDYGLSGANLRCTGVKWDLRKDEPYSLYDRFEFDIPVGHNGDCYDRYRVRLEEIRQSLRILKQAVEQFPQDGETMGKVPRVIRPPVGETYVRIESPRGEIGCHIVSKGKAEPYRLKFRRPSFVNLQILPKLLVGETMTNLITILGGIDIVVGEVDA, via the coding sequence TTGATTCGGACGGAAGAACTGCTGCTTAACGTCGGACCCCAGCATCCCAGCACGCACGGCGTGTTCCGGATTGTGGTCAAGCTGGACGGAGAAGTGATTACCGAAGCGACACCTGTTATGGGCTATCTGCACAGGGGGACCGAGAAGATCGCGGAAAGCCTGAATTTTACACAGATTATTCCCTATACGGACCGGATGGACTATGTGTCGGCGATGACCAACAATTATGTGCTTGTGCACGCTGTGGAGACGATGATGGGGCTGGAGGTGCCGCTGCGGGCTGAATTTCTTCGGCTGATCGTCATGGAGCTGCAGCGCGTGGCGAGCCATCTCGTCTGGTGGGGCACTTACCTGCTGGATATCGGGGCGATGAGTCCCTTTCTGTACGCGTTCCGTGATCGGGAGACGATCATCAATCTGTTCAACGAGCTGTGCGGCGCCCGATTAACCTACAACTATATGCGGGTAGGCGGCGTGAAGTGGGACGCTCCCCCAGGCTGGATCGACAAGGTGCGGGCGTTCATTCCATACATGGAGAAGAAGCTGCAGGAGTACGACAAGCTGGTTACCGGGAACGAAATCTTTTTGGCTCGCATCCAGGGGGTCGGACGCTACGATGCTGCGACAGCCATTGATTACGGACTGTCTGGCGCTAATCTTCGTTGTACGGGGGTCAAGTGGGATCTCCGCAAGGATGAGCCCTACAGCCTGTACGACCGATTCGAATTCGATATTCCCGTCGGGCACAACGGCGATTGTTATGACCGCTACCGGGTGCGGCTGGAGGAAATCCGGCAGAGCCTGCGCATTCTGAAGCAAGCGGTGGAGCAGTTCCCGCAGGACGGTGAGACGATGGGCAAGGTGCCCCGCGTCATCCGTCCACCGGTTGGCGAGACGTATGTGCGTATCGAGTCGCCGCGAGGCGAGATCGGCTGCCATATCGTCTCCAAGGGCAAAGCGGAGCCATACCGGCTCAAATTCAGGCGGCCGTCGTTCGTGAACCTGCAAATTTTGCCCAAGCTCCTTGTCGGGGAGACCATGACCAATTTAATTACGATTCTGGGAGGCATCGATATCGTGGTTGGGGAGGTGGATGCCTGA
- the nuoH gene encoding NADH-quinone oxidoreductase subunit NuoH has protein sequence MGAWLNEPMTWGNALVLFLWAAVFLLIVLGFVTYAIYYERKVIGWMQLRVGPNRVGPFGLLQTVADILKLLLKEDTIPRKADRLLFILAPALAFIPSFAVLAVIPYSEKLVFADLNVGLLYYAALSGITTLAIVLGGWASNNKYALLGGMRSAAQMISYEVPLVISVVGVILLSGSLNLKDIVAAQEGGWFWHWNLFPQLIGFLVFFIAAVSELNRTPFDLPEAESELVAGYHVEYSGFRFAFFMLAEYVYVYAIAALTTVLFLGGWHAPAPFLDFVPGIIWFLLKFAFVVFSLFWIRATFPRVRIDQLMSLGWKVLLPVAIANVFLTALWLELFVK, from the coding sequence ATGGGAGCATGGCTGAACGAACCGATGACCTGGGGCAACGCCCTCGTGCTGTTCCTGTGGGCGGCCGTGTTCCTGCTCATCGTGCTTGGCTTCGTCACCTATGCGATTTATTACGAACGGAAGGTGATTGGCTGGATGCAGCTGCGCGTCGGTCCCAATCGCGTCGGCCCGTTCGGCTTGCTGCAGACGGTTGCCGACATCCTCAAGCTGCTGCTCAAGGAGGACACGATCCCGCGCAAGGCGGATCGTCTGCTCTTCATCCTGGCGCCCGCGCTGGCGTTCATCCCTTCGTTCGCTGTGCTGGCGGTTATCCCGTATTCCGAGAAGCTGGTGTTCGCGGACCTGAACGTCGGCTTGCTCTACTACGCCGCGCTGTCCGGCATCACGACGCTGGCGATTGTGCTGGGCGGCTGGGCGTCCAATAACAAATACGCGCTGCTCGGGGGGATGCGCTCCGCCGCGCAGATGATCAGCTACGAGGTGCCGCTTGTCATCTCCGTCGTCGGTGTTATTCTGCTCAGCGGCAGTCTCAACCTGAAGGATATTGTCGCGGCGCAGGAGGGCGGGTGGTTCTGGCATTGGAACCTGTTCCCGCAGCTCATCGGCTTCCTCGTGTTCTTCATCGCGGCCGTGTCGGAGCTGAACCGGACGCCGTTCGACCTGCCGGAGGCGGAATCGGAGCTGGTGGCTGGCTACCACGTCGAATACAGCGGCTTCCGCTTCGCCTTCTTCATGCTGGCGGAATATGTGTACGTCTACGCCATCGCCGCGCTGACTACGGTGCTGTTCCTGGGCGGCTGGCACGCGCCGGCTCCGTTCCTGGACTTCGTGCCGGGCATCATCTGGTTCCTGCTCAAGTTCGCCTTCGTCGTATTTTCGCTGTTCTGGATTCGCGCCACATTCCCGCGCGTCCGCATCGACCAGCTGATGAGCCTGGGCTGGAAGGTGCTGCTGCCGGTTGCCATCGCCAATGTGTTCCTCACCGCCCTGTGGCTGGAGCTGTTTGTGAAATAG
- the nuoK gene encoding NADH-quinone oxidoreductase subunit NuoK, whose translation MLSSYLTLAAIMFCIGLYGALAKRNAIIVLLSLELMLNAVNLNLIAFSKYGVAPALTGQIFSIFTITVGAAEAAVGVAILIALFRARGTVDVDAYNEMRR comes from the coding sequence ATGCTCTCATCCTATCTCACCCTGGCCGCCATTATGTTCTGCATCGGCTTGTACGGCGCGCTGGCCAAGCGCAACGCGATTATTGTGCTGCTGTCGCTGGAGCTGATGCTGAATGCGGTCAACCTGAATTTGATCGCCTTCTCCAAGTACGGGGTTGCGCCCGCCCTTACGGGGCAGATATTTTCGATTTTTACGATCACGGTTGGGGCGGCCGAGGCTGCTGTCGGAGTTGCGATTCTGATAGCCCTGTTCCGCGCGCGCGGAACGGTGGACGTGGACGCCTATAATGAGATGAGGAGGTGA
- a CDS encoding sulfatase-like hydrolase/transferase, producing the protein MTKKPNILFITTDQQRADCLSIARSEHPVMTPHLDQLADEGVRFTRAYSDCPLCIPSRTTIMTGRTAYAHGVDTNGEFPIPEEKENTLPGRLTSAGYQTHAAGKMHFYPPRNRNGFERMRLLPEDYVNMLEGAGYGGMYRGHGLGGNEVHPTFSAVPTEYTSTHWTVSESIDFLRQRDEGNPFFMWTSFEAPHPPFDPPERFVRLYDGVDIPDPIAGDWTGAEAPEWVRHRRLSRKLDRLSEDVVRAARKHYYAMITHIDYELGRLFGELKGQGLWDNTIIIFTSDHGEMLGDHGLFHKSCFYEQSARVPLILKPASSTPLPLGAGSVCDKPVLLADLYPTLTELAGCSKPGDRDEREGRSLIASMNGDELVADRVLAGYIQDEGGLYMVTDGKWKYVYYAQDQREQLFHVEEDAGELKDLWPAAAAAKDERLVSYRRILADTFASHGITMENGELKADQAARKEWTEERIRQNNPFAWRGPIRYGGHW; encoded by the coding sequence ATGACGAAGAAGCCGAATATCTTGTTCATTACGACGGATCAGCAGCGCGCGGATTGCCTTAGTATCGCGCGATCGGAGCATCCCGTCATGACGCCGCATCTGGATCAGCTGGCGGACGAAGGCGTACGGTTCACTCGGGCCTACAGCGATTGCCCCCTGTGCATCCCTTCCCGCACAACGATTATGACGGGGCGTACGGCCTATGCGCACGGGGTAGACACGAACGGCGAGTTCCCTATTCCCGAGGAGAAGGAGAATACGCTGCCCGGCCGGCTTACATCGGCCGGCTACCAGACGCATGCTGCGGGGAAGATGCATTTCTACCCGCCGCGCAATCGCAACGGATTCGAGCGGATGCGATTGCTGCCTGAGGATTATGTCAACATGCTGGAGGGAGCGGGCTATGGGGGCATGTACCGGGGCCACGGCCTTGGCGGCAATGAGGTGCACCCCACCTTCAGCGCCGTGCCTACCGAATATACGTCGACGCACTGGACGGTATCGGAATCCATTGATTTCTTGAGACAGCGCGACGAAGGGAACCCGTTCTTCATGTGGACCAGCTTCGAGGCGCCGCATCCGCCCTTCGACCCGCCGGAGCGATTCGTCCGGCTGTATGACGGCGTAGACATTCCAGACCCTATTGCCGGCGATTGGACAGGCGCCGAAGCGCCGGAGTGGGTGCGCCATCGCCGCCTCTCCCGCAAGCTGGACCGGCTGAGCGAGGATGTCGTGAGAGCCGCGCGCAAGCACTATTATGCCATGATCACGCACATCGACTACGAGCTTGGACGCCTGTTCGGCGAGCTGAAGGGACAGGGTCTATGGGATAATACCATCATTATCTTCACGTCGGACCATGGCGAGATGCTGGGCGACCACGGCCTGTTCCACAAGTCCTGCTTCTACGAGCAGTCGGCCAGGGTGCCGCTTATCCTCAAGCCGGCGTCATCCACGCCATTGCCGCTGGGAGCGGGCAGCGTATGCGACAAGCCGGTGCTGCTTGCCGACCTGTATCCGACACTGACGGAGCTTGCGGGCTGCAGCAAGCCGGGCGATAGGGATGAGCGGGAGGGCCGCTCCTTAATCGCTTCCATGAACGGGGACGAGCTTGTCGCCGATCGCGTGCTGGCGGGCTATATTCAAGACGAAGGCGGCTTGTATATGGTCACGGACGGCAAGTGGAAGTACGTCTATTACGCCCAGGATCAGCGCGAGCAGCTGTTCCATGTCGAAGAGGATGCCGGAGAGCTGAAGGACCTATGGCCTGCCGCGGCCGCAGCCAAGGATGAGCGCCTCGTGTCTTATCGCCGGATTCTGGCGGACACCTTTGCCAGCCATGGTATCACGATGGAGAACGGTGAGCTGAAGGCCGACCAGGCGGCGCGGAAGGAATGGACCGAGGAGAGGATTCGCCAGAACAATCCATTTGCTTGGCGGGGGCCCATCCGTTACGGCGGTCATTGGTAA
- a CDS encoding NADH-quinone oxidoreductase subunit B family protein → MELNGHGLNLESITLEERKELERNVFMGTLEQLKAWARSNSLWPLTFGLACCAIEMMGTGASHYDLDRFGVMFRTSPRQSDVMIVSGTVTKKMGPLLRRLYDQMPEPKWVIAMGSCATAGGPYVKSYAVIKGVDQIVPVDVYIPGCPPNPAALIYGINKLQEKIRYEAKTGKRVTGR, encoded by the coding sequence ATGGAACTGAACGGGCATGGGCTTAACCTGGAATCCATTACGCTGGAGGAACGCAAGGAACTCGAACGCAACGTGTTTATGGGCACGCTGGAGCAGCTGAAGGCTTGGGCGCGCAGCAATTCGCTGTGGCCGCTTACGTTCGGCCTCGCCTGCTGCGCCATCGAGATGATGGGCACCGGCGCGTCGCATTACGATCTGGACCGCTTCGGCGTCATGTTCCGCACGTCGCCGCGCCAGTCCGATGTCATGATTGTGTCGGGCACCGTAACGAAGAAGATGGGCCCGCTGCTGCGCCGGCTCTATGATCAGATGCCGGAGCCGAAGTGGGTCATCGCGATGGGCTCCTGCGCCACGGCGGGCGGGCCTTATGTGAAGTCGTATGCCGTTATTAAGGGCGTCGACCAGATCGTGCCGGTCGATGTCTACATTCCGGGCTGCCCGCCCAATCCGGCGGCGCTGATATACGGCATCAACAAGCTTCAGGAGAAGATTCGTTATGAAGCGAAGACCGGGAAGCGGGTGACGGGCCGATGA
- the nuoI gene encoding NADH-quinone oxidoreductase subunit NuoI, protein MNGKGLLQGLGVTLKSLTAPKVTTSYPDVPMEMPDRFRGIQHFIPELCIVCNQCARICPTDCITLTGKPNPDPEKKGKVIDTFDINFEICILCDLCTEVCPTEAIVMTNHFELATYSRDELYKDAEWLTDNNTLVRQDNNNIGAPGKGGAK, encoded by the coding sequence ATGAACGGAAAGGGACTGCTGCAAGGACTAGGGGTCACGCTCAAATCGCTGACCGCGCCAAAGGTTACCACCTCCTATCCCGATGTTCCAATGGAGATGCCGGACCGATTCCGGGGCATTCAGCATTTCATTCCGGAGCTGTGTATTGTCTGCAACCAATGTGCGAGAATTTGCCCCACGGACTGCATTACCCTAACGGGCAAGCCGAATCCGGACCCGGAGAAGAAGGGCAAGGTGATCGACACGTTCGACATCAACTTCGAAATTTGTATTCTGTGCGACCTGTGCACGGAGGTGTGCCCGACGGAGGCGATCGTCATGACCAATCACTTCGAGCTGGCGACGTACAGCCGCGATGAGCTGTATAAGGACGCCGAATGGCTGACCGACAACAACACCCTTGTGCGCCAGGACAACAACAACATCGGAGCACCGGGCAAAGGGGGCGCCAAATAA
- a CDS encoding NADH-quinone oxidoreductase subunit J — translation MLNVDITGELVAFFVFAAIIIGGSVLMISLEKVVHMVISMAAAFLGLAGMYVLLDAEFVAFVQVLIYAGAVSILMIFGIMMTKHSGGEPQPARPLYETLAAVGALSLFGLFFYAIRTTELPVSGAAPTATQAEDNTLAIGELLYSGYIVPFELLSVLLTVAFIGAIALAKKGAD, via the coding sequence TTGCTTAACGTCGACATAACAGGAGAGCTTGTCGCGTTTTTTGTGTTCGCGGCGATTATCATCGGCGGCTCCGTGCTCATGATCAGTCTGGAGAAGGTTGTGCATATGGTCATCTCGATGGCGGCGGCCTTCCTGGGACTTGCGGGCATGTATGTGCTGCTGGACGCGGAATTCGTCGCATTCGTCCAAGTGCTGATCTATGCGGGCGCCGTCTCGATCCTCATGATCTTCGGCATTATGATGACGAAGCATAGCGGCGGGGAGCCCCAGCCGGCGAGGCCGCTGTATGAAACGCTGGCAGCGGTCGGAGCGCTCAGCCTGTTCGGCCTGTTCTTCTACGCGATCCGGACGACGGAGCTCCCGGTCTCGGGCGCCGCCCCTACCGCGACGCAGGCGGAAGACAACACGCTGGCGATCGGCGAGCTGCTGTACTCCGGCTACATTGTGCCGTTCGAGCTGCTGTCCGTGCTGCTGACGGTCGCGTTCATCGGGGCAATCGCGTTGGCGAAGAAGGGGGCTGACTAA
- a CDS encoding FAD-dependent oxidoreductase, whose protein sequence is MKLANGTRIDTDIVVCGGGPAGINAALAAGRSGAKTLLIERYGFLGGMSTIALVYPWMTFHTTGGKQVIGGIAQEIVDRLQAEGASPGHVRDTVGFVNTITPYDPEVYKTLIVDMLHEAGVTVLLHSFVDQVNTVEDRIESVEITTKSGRFHIHAKQFVDTSGDADLAYLSGAPTLQGREGDKQTQPMTMKFRMRGVDLDAVKQYMLEHPDEFYKKTPFDELQELPLSGVLGYYKHWKEANLPINRDQVLFFTGPGPDEVLVNTTRVQGLDGTDVSDLTEAETLGRKQVRMVADFMRGNLPGFEKASLSSVGTQIGIRETRRIDGQYALQVEDVIQGKAFSDCIARSGYPIDIHDPTGKGVQAAWVQGDGAYDIPYRCLLPKRIDNLLVAGRCISTTHETLATTRLTPSCMATGQAAGTAAGLAVKHGCTPSEVDVAQLQAELRRGGALLDAEA, encoded by the coding sequence ATGAAGCTTGCAAATGGAACAAGAATCGATACAGATATTGTGGTGTGCGGCGGCGGACCAGCGGGTATTAACGCGGCGCTGGCTGCGGGCAGAAGCGGCGCGAAGACGCTGTTAATTGAAAGGTATGGCTTCCTCGGAGGCATGTCTACCATCGCGCTGGTGTACCCGTGGATGACCTTCCATACAACGGGCGGCAAACAGGTTATTGGCGGCATCGCCCAGGAGATCGTGGACCGCCTGCAGGCGGAGGGAGCCTCGCCGGGACATGTGCGGGATACAGTAGGCTTTGTGAATACGATTACGCCTTATGACCCTGAGGTGTACAAGACGCTTATCGTCGACATGCTGCACGAAGCCGGCGTTACCGTGCTGCTGCACAGCTTCGTGGACCAGGTCAACACGGTAGAGGATCGGATTGAGTCGGTGGAGATTACGACGAAATCCGGCCGGTTCCACATTCATGCGAAGCAATTTGTGGACACGTCCGGCGATGCCGACCTGGCCTATCTGTCGGGCGCTCCTACCCTGCAGGGCCGAGAGGGCGATAAGCAGACGCAGCCGATGACGATGAAGTTCAGAATGCGGGGCGTCGATCTCGACGCTGTGAAGCAATATATGCTGGAGCATCCTGACGAATTTTATAAGAAGACGCCATTCGATGAGCTGCAGGAGCTGCCATTGTCCGGGGTGCTGGGGTACTACAAGCATTGGAAGGAAGCGAACCTGCCCATCAACCGCGATCAAGTATTGTTCTTCACGGGACCGGGTCCTGACGAGGTGCTGGTGAATACGACGCGCGTACAGGGACTGGACGGCACCGACGTGAGCGATCTGACAGAGGCGGAGACGCTGGGACGGAAGCAGGTCCGGATGGTAGCGGACTTCATGAGAGGGAATCTGCCCGGCTTCGAGAAGGCCTCGCTCTCCTCTGTGGGCACGCAGATCGGCATTCGGGAAACACGCCGGATTGACGGACAATATGCGCTGCAGGTAGAGGATGTTATTCAAGGCAAGGCGTTCTCCGATTGTATCGCCAGAAGCGGCTATCCGATCGATATTCACGACCCGACAGGCAAGGGTGTACAGGCTGCTTGGGTGCAGGGAGACGGCGCTTACGATATTCCGTATCGCTGCTTGCTGCCGAAGCGAATCGACAACCTGCTTGTAGCGGGCCGCTGCATCTCCACCACCCACGAGACGCTGGCGACGACGAGGCTGACGCCAAGCTGTATGGCCACAGGTCAAGCGGCAGGCACAGCGGCGGGCCTAGCCGTCAAGCATGGCTGCACGCCGTCGGAGGTTGACGTAGCCCAGCTGCAGGCGGAGCTTCGCCGCGGCGGTGCGCTGCTGGATGCGGAAGCCTGA
- a CDS encoding NADH-quinone oxidoreductase subunit C, with product MSEEDKKAERASEAAASQSAASVDPDREAKLKAAAEARAARAVAKAKAEAEAAEAAGHAEPEPPKEPSRRQPELDRIVAILGEALGAGAIAEAYLNELNTDMPTLVLDPACWPQAALLLRDHESLRMNYLRNVSGVDYETHLEVVYHLLSLESKADVAVKLRTDREGAEVPSATPVWSTANWNEREIYDLLGVRFRGHPDLRRIMMPDDWAGHPLRKDYEPLDSEV from the coding sequence ATGAGCGAGGAGGACAAGAAGGCGGAGCGCGCAAGCGAGGCGGCTGCTTCGCAATCGGCTGCGTCCGTCGATCCCGACCGTGAAGCCAAGCTGAAGGCGGCGGCTGAGGCCAGAGCGGCGAGAGCCGTCGCCAAGGCCAAGGCGGAGGCGGAAGCGGCGGAAGCTGCCGGTCATGCCGAGCCGGAGCCGCCGAAGGAGCCGTCGCGGCGGCAGCCCGAGCTGGACCGAATCGTCGCGATCCTGGGGGAGGCGCTGGGAGCGGGAGCGATCGCGGAGGCTTATCTGAATGAGCTGAACACTGACATGCCGACTCTCGTGCTTGATCCCGCGTGCTGGCCGCAGGCCGCGCTGCTGCTTCGCGATCATGAGTCGCTGCGCATGAATTATTTGCGGAATGTGTCCGGCGTTGACTACGAGACTCATCTGGAGGTCGTCTACCATCTGCTGTCGCTGGAGAGCAAGGCGGATGTCGCCGTCAAGCTGCGGACGGATCGCGAGGGGGCTGAGGTGCCGTCGGCAACGCCGGTCTGGTCCACAGCGAACTGGAACGAGAGGGAGATCTATGATCTGCTAGGCGTGCGGTTCAGGGGCCATCCCGATCTCAGAAGAATTATGATGCCGGATGACTGGGCGGGCCATCCGCTCCGCAAAGATTACGAGCCGCTCGATTCGGAGGTGTAG
- a CDS encoding NADH-quinone oxidoreductase subunit A — MAHYVNHYVVVAIFLVLGILLPVVALTAGRRLRPHKPTEPKRSTYESGNEPVGEGQVQFNIRYYLFALMFVIFDVETVFLYPWAVAYNKLGFFVLVEMFIFAGMLLVGLLYAWKKRVLKWN, encoded by the coding sequence ATGGCACACTATGTCAACCATTACGTTGTGGTCGCGATCTTTCTTGTGCTTGGCATTCTGCTGCCGGTTGTCGCTCTGACTGCCGGAAGGCGGCTGCGGCCGCACAAGCCGACGGAGCCGAAGCGAAGCACGTATGAGAGCGGCAATGAGCCCGTAGGCGAGGGTCAGGTTCAATTCAACATCCGGTACTATTTGTTTGCGCTTATGTTTGTTATCTTTGATGTGGAAACCGTTTTCTTATATCCATGGGCCGTTGCGTACAATAAGCTCGGCTTTTTTGTTCTGGTTGAAATGTTCATCTTCGCAGGCATGCTGCTCGTCGGACTTCTATACGCTTGGAAGAAGAGGGTGCTGAAATGGAACTGA
- the nuoL gene encoding NADH-quinone oxidoreductase subunit L — MDFFAKIAWTIPLLPLASFLILTALGRGYRSAGAWIGSIGACGALVMSLLVLLERLKPNAVDYSNGFDWIAIGGYTLTIGYEVTNLTSLMLVIVTLVGFLVNVYSAGYMGGDERIVVFYGYVSLFTFSMLGLVLSDNLLSFYLFWELVGVCSFLLIGFWYARPAAKAAAKKAFIVTRVGDAGLFLAILLLFWYMPEHSLGFTMIQSVFDNQGGTITDGITTLIALLIFLGAVGKSGQFPLHVWLPDAMEGPTPISALIHAATMVAAGVFLVARTFDIFEASEAAMRTVACVGAFTAIFAATIALAQNDLKRILAYSTISQLGYMMLALGLGSVTGAVFHLFTHAFFKALLFLAAGSVIHAVHTANIQEMGGLGRTMRTTAWTFAIGALALSGIPPLSGFWSKDVILAAALAESPLLFAVALATAFCTALYMTRLFVLVFLGRSGGTAVKPGSAARAVKESPAVMTIPMVVLAALAIAAGFVETPWNGWLGEWLTGEAAAPHASAAALIGSIAVAVLGVLAGWTLWGKGSGAGSSRLSLAQKAPGLVRLVERKYGIDELYEAVFARGLRGFGAALEAFDRYVVGGAVKLAGLTAHAAGRLALRLQNGQVQTYSLAAVLGMVVLALAIIGRRLLS; from the coding sequence ATGGACTTTTTTGCCAAAATAGCATGGACCATACCGCTTCTTCCCCTCGCTTCCTTCCTGATTCTGACGGCGCTCGGCAGGGGCTATCGATCTGCGGGGGCCTGGATTGGCTCAATCGGCGCATGCGGCGCGTTGGTCATGTCTCTGCTTGTGCTGCTGGAGCGGCTGAAGCCGAACGCGGTGGACTACAGCAACGGCTTCGATTGGATCGCCATCGGCGGCTATACGCTGACCATTGGCTATGAGGTGACGAATCTGACCTCGCTGATGCTGGTCATCGTGACGCTGGTCGGCTTCCTCGTGAATGTATATTCCGCAGGCTATATGGGCGGGGATGAACGAATTGTTGTATTTTACGGCTATGTCTCGCTGTTCACCTTCTCTATGCTGGGCCTTGTGCTATCCGATAACCTGCTGTCGTTCTACCTGTTCTGGGAGCTGGTCGGGGTATGCTCGTTCCTGCTCATTGGCTTCTGGTATGCAAGACCTGCGGCGAAGGCAGCGGCCAAAAAAGCGTTTATCGTCACCCGCGTCGGCGACGCCGGTCTATTCCTGGCGATTCTGCTGCTGTTCTGGTATATGCCGGAGCATTCGCTTGGCTTCACCATGATCCAAAGCGTCTTCGACAATCAAGGCGGCACGATCACCGATGGCATCACAACGCTCATCGCGCTGCTGATCTTCCTCGGTGCGGTGGGCAAATCGGGCCAGTTCCCTCTGCATGTGTGGCTGCCGGACGCCATGGAGGGCCCCACTCCGATCAGCGCGCTGATTCACGCGGCGACGATGGTTGCGGCAGGGGTGTTCTTGGTGGCGCGCACCTTCGACATCTTCGAGGCGTCGGAGGCGGCCATGCGAACAGTCGCCTGCGTCGGCGCGTTTACGGCGATTTTCGCGGCAACGATTGCGCTTGCACAAAATGATCTGAAGCGAATTCTCGCCTATTCCACCATCAGCCAGCTGGGGTACATGATGCTTGCGCTTGGATTGGGGTCTGTCACGGGTGCGGTCTTCCATCTGTTCACGCACGCGTTCTTCAAGGCGCTCCTGTTCTTGGCGGCAGGCAGCGTCATTCATGCGGTCCATACCGCCAACATACAGGAGATGGGGGGACTGGGCAGGACGATGCGGACGACGGCCTGGACCTTCGCGATTGGCGCGCTGGCGCTGTCAGGCATTCCGCCGCTGTCGGGCTTCTGGTCCAAGGATGTCATCCTGGCGGCGGCGCTTGCGGAGAGCCCGCTGCTGTTCGCGGTGGCGCTTGCGACGGCATTCTGTACCGCTCTCTATATGACAAGGCTGTTCGTGCTGGTCTTCCTTGGCCGGTCAGGGGGAACGGCGGTGAAGCCGGGCAGCGCTGCGCGAGCTGTCAAGGAGTCGCCTGCCGTTATGACCATTCCTATGGTTGTGCTTGCGGCGCTCGCTATTGCGGCCGGCTTTGTGGAGACGCCATGGAATGGCTGGCTCGGCGAATGGCTGACGGGCGAGGCGGCAGCGCCGCATGCCAGCGCGGCAGCCCTGATCGGCTCCATTGCAGTCGCTGTCCTTGGCGTGCTGGCCGGCTGGACGCTATGGGGCAAAGGGAGCGGCGCTGGCTCGTCGAGGCTTTCCCTGGCCCAGAAGGCTCCAGGTCTTGTGCGGCTCGTTGAACGAAAATACGGCATCGACGAGCTGTATGAAGCCGTGTTCGCGAGAGGTCTTCGCGGTTTTGGCGCGGCGCTGGAAGCGTTCGACCGCTATGTGGTTGGCGGCGCGGTCAAGCTCGCCGGCCTGACTGCCCATGCTGCGGGACGGCTGGCGCTGCGGCTGCAGAACGGTCAGGTGCAGACGTACAGTCTGGCGGCTGTGCTTGGAATGGTTGTCCTGGCGCTGGCGATTATCGGAAGGAGGCTGCTGTCATGA